One Solanum lycopersicum chromosome 4, SLM_r2.1 DNA window includes the following coding sequences:
- the LOC101262198 gene encoding NO FLOWERING IN SHORT DAY-like transcription factor, with the protein MEYYNENGFLEELLSLRSESWDTTNVVPMEMSHDFYNNVLNYDNIPLPCTTTSNSFEGYSCNLPFDQQNLINCGTSFCSPFCDELSPPSSFPSQDDFSSILDDEVGNYSFQNLEMGNNSCNNDNNSNIVIPCKLEENQVCEGAGGRVGGASSFNIGFCPEIRKSKSKKMEGQPSKNLMAERRRRKRLNDRLSMLRSVVPKISKMDRTSILGDTIDYMKELLEKINNLQEEMELGPNQLSLMSIFKDVKPNEMLVRNSPKFDVERRSVDTKVEICCAGKPGLLLSTVTTLEALGLEIQQCVISSFSDFAMQASCSEEMEQRGVVSSEDIKQALFRNAGYGGRCL; encoded by the exons atggagtatTACAATGAGAATGGGTTCTTAGAAGAATTATTATCTCTAAGAAGTGAGTCATGGGATACTACAAATGTAGTCCCTATGGAAATGTCTCATGATTTTTACAATAATGTCCTCAACTATGATAATATTCCACTTCCTTGTACTACTACTTCTAATTCCTTTGAAGGGTATTCATGTAATTTGCCATTTGACcaacaaaatttgataaattgtgGTACTTCATTTTGTAGTCCATTTTGTGATGAATTGTCACCACCATCTTCATTTCCTTCTCAAGAtgatttttcatcaattttggATGATGAAGTTGGGAACTAtagttttcaaaatttggaaatgGGGAATAATAGttgtaataatgataataatagtaatattgttATTCCTTGTAAATTGGAGGAAAATCAAGTGTGTGAAGGTGCAGGAGGAAGAGTTGGTGGAGCTTCAAGTTTTAACATTGGTTTTTGTCCAGAAATTAGAAagtcaaaatcaaagaaaatggAAGGTCAaccttcaaaaaatttaatggcTGAGAGGAGGAGGAGAAAAAGGCTTAATGATAGACTCTCTATGCTTAGATCAGTTGTTCCAAAGATTAGCAAG ATGGATAGAACTTCAATACTTGGGGATACTATAGACTACATGAAGGAGCTACTAGAGAAAATCAATAATTTGCAAGAAGAAATGGAACTTGGACCAAATCAACTAAGCTTGATGAGCATTTTCAAAGAtgtaaaaccaaatgaaatgcTTGTGAGAAATTCACCTAAG TTTGATGTGGAAAGGAGAAGTGTTGATACAAAAGTTGAGATATGTTGTGCAGGGAAGCCTGGTCTATTGTTATCAACAGTGACCACACTGGAGGCTTTAGGTCTAGAGATTCAACAGTGTGTAATCAGTTCATTTAGTGATTTTGCAATGCAAGCTTCTTGTTCTGAG GAAATGGAGCAGAGAGGAGTTGTGAGTTCAGAAGACATAAAGCAAGCATTGTTCAGAAATGCTGGATATGGAGGGAGGTGTCTGTAA